One Setaria viridis chromosome 3, Setaria_viridis_v4.0, whole genome shotgun sequence DNA window includes the following coding sequences:
- the LOC117850716 gene encoding uncharacterized protein — MEHYMMRLGAGGGQQLSRVEPIPDLRSRFWQMDVQPGARIDLICPQPRRASRPPLLVDSLSRPSPKPNGALPVYRAESTCDILDLILSKNDPDVDTDPSSQAGFFCGSPPVRTNNPVIHDPLFGKKTPSFSPLGSSFGKMGAGRAEVGSPSCGASSPKVRIEGFACGNKEPAHCAVTFA, encoded by the exons ATGGAGCACTACATGATGAGGCTTGGCGCGGGGGGCGGCCAGCAGCTCTCCAGGGTGGAACCAATCCCTGACCTAAGGTCAAGGTTTTGGCAGATGGATGTGCAGCCTGGGGCTCGAATAGACCTCATCTGCCCTCAGCCTCGCCGTGCCTCCCGTCCACCCTTGCTCGTGGACTCCCTCAGTAGACCCAGCCCCAAGCCTAATGG GGCACTCCCAGTGTATAGAGCGGAGTCCACTTGTGATATACTTGATCTCATCCTTAGCAAG AATGACCCTGATGTAGATACTGATCCAAGCAGCCAGGCGGGCTTTTTCTGTGGCTCGCCTCCTGTACGCACTAACAACCCTGTTATCCATGACCCACTGTTTGGTAAGAAAACACCATCCTTTTCTCCTCTAGGGAGCTCTTTCGGCAAAATGGGAGCTGGAAGAGCTGAAGTAGGTTCTCCGTCTTGCGGGGCGAGCAGCCCAAAAGTAAGAATCGAAGGTTTTGCTTGCGGGAACAAAGAGCCCGCGCACTGTGCAGTTACATTTGCCTGA
- the LOC117850715 gene encoding protein NEN4 isoform X2, translated as MQRYDDDEDRTRRSINPHSTIHFHSDHFPDNTSTRKQRHRSQIIRCVMSEIVFFDVETTAPSPAGRWWLLEFGAILVCPRKLVEVGSYDTLIRPGDLSAVSRRFTDVEAIASAPTFRDVADKIFDILDGRVWAGHNIQRFDCPRLREAFAGIGRRAPEPAGVIDSLNVLAAEFGRRAGDLKMATLAAYFGIGKQKHRSLDDARMNLEVLKHCATVLLLESSLPHALQLAAARDGAVTRRSSTASVPEASPRRRPAMSQTKLPFAPVQAVPPAPAATTTTTNKSGGGGKRDSLGKLVGRANATGGKKPAAEGATAALPKVTRATTATTTTPFHMILRHSRAILR; from the exons ATGCAACggtacgacgacgacgaggacagaACACGGAGATCAATCAATCCACATTCCACAATCCATTTCCATTCCGACCATTTCCCGGATAACACGTCAACAAGGAAGCAGCGGCATCGATCCCAGATAATACGTTGCGT GATGAGCGAGATCGTCTTCTTCGACGTGGAGacgacggcgccgtcgccggcggggcggtggtGGCTGCTCGAGTTCGGCGCCATCCTGGTGTGCCCCAGGAAGCTCGTCGAGGTGGGCAGCTACGACACGCTCATCCGCCCGGGGGACCTCTCCGCCGTCTCCAGGCGCTTCACGGACGTCGAGGCCATCGCCTCCGCGCCCACGTTCCGGGACGTGGCCGACAAGATATTCGACATCCTCGACG GCCGCGTGTGGGCGGGGCACAACATCCAGCGCTTCGACTGCCCGCGCCTCCGGGAGGCGTTCGCCGGCATCGGGCGCCGCGCCCCGGAGCCCGCCGGCGTGATCGACTCGCTCAACGTGCTGGCGGCAGAGttcggccgccgcgccggcgacctcaagatGGCCACCCTGGCGGCCTACTTCGGCATCGGCAAGCAGAAGCACCGGAGCCTGGACGACGCGCGCATGAACCTCGAGGTGCTCAAGCACTGCGCCACCGTCCTGCTGCTCGAGTCCAGCCTGCCCCACGCGCTGCAgctggccgccgcccgcgacgGCGCCGTCACCAGGAGGAGCTCCACCGCCTCCGTGCCGGAGGcttctcctcgccggcgccccgCCATGTCGCAGACCAAGCTGCCCTTCGCTCCCGTGCAGGCCGTGCCGCCAGCGCCAGCAGCTACGACGACCACAACGAAcaaaagcggcggcggcggcaagcgggATAGCCTGGGCAAGCTGGTGGGGAGGGCCAACGCCACCGGCGGCAAGAAGCCGGCGGCGGAAGGTGCTACGGCGGCGTTGCCCAAGGTCACCAGGGCAACAACagccacgacgacgacgccctTCCACATGATCCTCAGGCACTCCAGGGCCATCCTCAGATGA
- the LOC117850715 gene encoding protein NEN4 isoform X1, translating into MQRYDDDEDRTRRSINPHSTIHFHSDHFPDNTSTRKQRHRSQIIRCVNRMSEIVFFDVETTAPSPAGRWWLLEFGAILVCPRKLVEVGSYDTLIRPGDLSAVSRRFTDVEAIASAPTFRDVADKIFDILDGRVWAGHNIQRFDCPRLREAFAGIGRRAPEPAGVIDSLNVLAAEFGRRAGDLKMATLAAYFGIGKQKHRSLDDARMNLEVLKHCATVLLLESSLPHALQLAAARDGAVTRRSSTASVPEASPRRRPAMSQTKLPFAPVQAVPPAPAATTTTTNKSGGGGKRDSLGKLVGRANATGGKKPAAEGATAALPKVTRATTATTTTPFHMILRHSRAILR; encoded by the exons ATGCAACggtacgacgacgacgaggacagaACACGGAGATCAATCAATCCACATTCCACAATCCATTTCCATTCCGACCATTTCCCGGATAACACGTCAACAAGGAAGCAGCGGCATCGATCCCAGATAATACGTTGCGT TAACAGGATGAGCGAGATCGTCTTCTTCGACGTGGAGacgacggcgccgtcgccggcggggcggtggtGGCTGCTCGAGTTCGGCGCCATCCTGGTGTGCCCCAGGAAGCTCGTCGAGGTGGGCAGCTACGACACGCTCATCCGCCCGGGGGACCTCTCCGCCGTCTCCAGGCGCTTCACGGACGTCGAGGCCATCGCCTCCGCGCCCACGTTCCGGGACGTGGCCGACAAGATATTCGACATCCTCGACG GCCGCGTGTGGGCGGGGCACAACATCCAGCGCTTCGACTGCCCGCGCCTCCGGGAGGCGTTCGCCGGCATCGGGCGCCGCGCCCCGGAGCCCGCCGGCGTGATCGACTCGCTCAACGTGCTGGCGGCAGAGttcggccgccgcgccggcgacctcaagatGGCCACCCTGGCGGCCTACTTCGGCATCGGCAAGCAGAAGCACCGGAGCCTGGACGACGCGCGCATGAACCTCGAGGTGCTCAAGCACTGCGCCACCGTCCTGCTGCTCGAGTCCAGCCTGCCCCACGCGCTGCAgctggccgccgcccgcgacgGCGCCGTCACCAGGAGGAGCTCCACCGCCTCCGTGCCGGAGGcttctcctcgccggcgccccgCCATGTCGCAGACCAAGCTGCCCTTCGCTCCCGTGCAGGCCGTGCCGCCAGCGCCAGCAGCTACGACGACCACAACGAAcaaaagcggcggcggcggcaagcgggATAGCCTGGGCAAGCTGGTGGGGAGGGCCAACGCCACCGGCGGCAAGAAGCCGGCGGCGGAAGGTGCTACGGCGGCGTTGCCCAAGGTCACCAGGGCAACAACagccacgacgacgacgccctTCCACATGATCCTCAGGCACTCCAGGGCCATCCTCAGATGA
- the LOC117850715 gene encoding protein NEN4 isoform X3 — protein MNNSSSNRMSEIVFFDVETTAPSPAGRWWLLEFGAILVCPRKLVEVGSYDTLIRPGDLSAVSRRFTDVEAIASAPTFRDVADKIFDILDGRVWAGHNIQRFDCPRLREAFAGIGRRAPEPAGVIDSLNVLAAEFGRRAGDLKMATLAAYFGIGKQKHRSLDDARMNLEVLKHCATVLLLESSLPHALQLAAARDGAVTRRSSTASVPEASPRRRPAMSQTKLPFAPVQAVPPAPAATTTTTNKSGGGGKRDSLGKLVGRANATGGKKPAAEGATAALPKVTRATTATTTTPFHMILRHSRAILR, from the exons ATGAATAACAGCAGCAGTAACAGGATGAGCGAGATCGTCTTCTTCGACGTGGAGacgacggcgccgtcgccggcggggcggtggtGGCTGCTCGAGTTCGGCGCCATCCTGGTGTGCCCCAGGAAGCTCGTCGAGGTGGGCAGCTACGACACGCTCATCCGCCCGGGGGACCTCTCCGCCGTCTCCAGGCGCTTCACGGACGTCGAGGCCATCGCCTCCGCGCCCACGTTCCGGGACGTGGCCGACAAGATATTCGACATCCTCGACG GCCGCGTGTGGGCGGGGCACAACATCCAGCGCTTCGACTGCCCGCGCCTCCGGGAGGCGTTCGCCGGCATCGGGCGCCGCGCCCCGGAGCCCGCCGGCGTGATCGACTCGCTCAACGTGCTGGCGGCAGAGttcggccgccgcgccggcgacctcaagatGGCCACCCTGGCGGCCTACTTCGGCATCGGCAAGCAGAAGCACCGGAGCCTGGACGACGCGCGCATGAACCTCGAGGTGCTCAAGCACTGCGCCACCGTCCTGCTGCTCGAGTCCAGCCTGCCCCACGCGCTGCAgctggccgccgcccgcgacgGCGCCGTCACCAGGAGGAGCTCCACCGCCTCCGTGCCGGAGGcttctcctcgccggcgccccgCCATGTCGCAGACCAAGCTGCCCTTCGCTCCCGTGCAGGCCGTGCCGCCAGCGCCAGCAGCTACGACGACCACAACGAAcaaaagcggcggcggcggcaagcgggATAGCCTGGGCAAGCTGGTGGGGAGGGCCAACGCCACCGGCGGCAAGAAGCCGGCGGCGGAAGGTGCTACGGCGGCGTTGCCCAAGGTCACCAGGGCAACAACagccacgacgacgacgccctTCCACATGATCCTCAGGCACTCCAGGGCCATCCTCAGATGA